A genomic window from Thermosinus carboxydivorans Nor1 includes:
- the ruvX gene encoding Holliday junction resolvase RuvX, with product MRILALDVGEKTIGAAVSDELLLTAQGVEVIRRMSPEADMARIRELAEHFEATVIIVGLPKNMNGTIGPQGEKVKAFASELQNYLAGIEVRLWDERLSTVAAERSLIAADVRRAKRRQVIDKMAAVFILQGYLDSLSRKG from the coding sequence ATGCGCATACTAGCACTTGACGTAGGAGAAAAAACTATTGGGGCTGCCGTGAGTGACGAGCTGCTTTTGACGGCCCAGGGCGTAGAAGTTATTCGCCGTATGTCGCCTGAAGCGGACATGGCGCGTATTCGGGAACTGGCGGAGCATTTTGAGGCTACCGTCATCATTGTAGGCCTTCCCAAGAACATGAATGGCACGATTGGCCCGCAGGGGGAAAAAGTAAAAGCCTTCGCTAGCGAACTGCAAAATTATCTTGCCGGGATAGAAGTGCGACTCTGGGACGAGCGATTGTCTACCGTGGCGGCTGAGCGTTCCCTGATCGCCGCCGACGTGCGGCGGGCCAAACGTCGACAAGTTATTGACAAAATGGCGGCTGTGTTTATTCTGCAGGGATATTTGGACAGTCTGTCCCGTAAGGGATGA
- a CDS encoding aldo/keto reductase codes for MEYRELGRTGIIVSRLCFGALTIGPLQAGLPLQEGAAVMEAALAAGVNFIDTAELYQTYPYIRQAIRRCPDKVIIASKSYAFTYEGMRESVISACNGIGRDYIDIFMLHEQTSRLTLKGHQDALRYLTEAKRAGRIRAVGVSTHTVEVVRVAALMDEIDVIHPILNIHGIGICDGTREEMLAAVAFAAAQGKGVYTMKALGGGHLTGMAEEALRWAMNQSGVSAVAVGMQTTDEVAYNVAIFNGQAPDAALRAKVDARQRRLLVEDWCVGCGRCAGKCPMQAITIVDGMAVVDHSKCVLCGYCGAHCPEFCLKII; via the coding sequence ATGGAATATCGGGAATTGGGCCGAACCGGTATCATAGTGTCCCGTTTGTGTTTTGGGGCCCTTACCATTGGACCGCTGCAGGCCGGATTACCTCTGCAGGAAGGCGCCGCCGTTATGGAAGCGGCACTGGCGGCAGGGGTTAATTTTATTGATACGGCCGAACTATACCAAACTTATCCTTATATTCGCCAAGCCATAAGGCGCTGTCCAGACAAGGTAATTATCGCTTCTAAGTCTTACGCTTTTACCTACGAGGGCATGCGGGAAAGCGTCATCAGCGCCTGTAACGGCATCGGCCGTGATTATATCGACATCTTCATGCTGCACGAGCAGACTTCGCGCTTAACCCTGAAAGGCCATCAGGACGCGTTGCGTTATCTAACAGAAGCCAAGCGAGCGGGACGGATCCGGGCGGTCGGGGTATCCACGCATACGGTGGAAGTTGTCCGGGTCGCGGCTTTGATGGACGAAATCGATGTCATCCATCCTATTTTAAATATCCACGGAATAGGCATTTGCGACGGTACGCGGGAGGAAATGCTGGCGGCTGTCGCTTTTGCTGCGGCGCAGGGAAAGGGAGTATATACCATGAAGGCCCTTGGCGGTGGTCATTTGACCGGGATGGCCGAAGAAGCACTGCGTTGGGCAATGAACCAGAGCGGCGTAAGCGCCGTGGCAGTCGGCATGCAGACAACCGACGAGGTGGCGTATAATGTTGCCATCTTTAATGGACAAGCCCCCGATGCCGCTTTACGGGCAAAAGTGGATGCCCGACAGCGCCGTCTCCTCGTAGAGGATTGGTGTGTGGGTTGTGGGCGCTGTGCTGGCAAATGTCCAATGCAAGCTATCACCATAGTTGATGGTATGGCGGTCGTAGACCATAGTAAGTGCGTGCTGTGCGGTTACTGCGGTGCCCATTGTCCGGAATTTTGCCTGAAAATTATTTAG
- a CDS encoding IreB family regulatory phosphoprotein, translated as MTNLSEQTMMFRVDNEENNAAAFIINTVYQALKEKGYNPINQMVGYLLSGDPTYITSHNNARGLIRKLERDELLEELVRAYLKDK; from the coding sequence ATGACCAATTTATCGGAACAAACGATGATGTTTCGTGTAGATAATGAAGAAAATAACGCGGCTGCCTTTATTATTAACACGGTGTATCAGGCCCTCAAAGAAAAAGGTTACAACCCGATAAATCAAATGGTCGGTTATTTGTTATCCGGTGATCCTACCTACATCACCAGCCATAACAATGCGCGCGGTCTAATTCGTAAACTTGAACGGGACGAACTGCTCGAAGAATTGGTGCGGGCTTACCTGAAGGACAAATAA
- a CDS encoding DUF1292 domain-containing protein, protein MKKLADIERDDNLGEFEIIEFEDEEGNKEQFIQEMIIEIGEKRFAILVPFNEEGDCCCDGEPCDCDEEGTDAFIARIDKGEDGEDIYVDPTDEEYEQVLQAYEELLAEEETEA, encoded by the coding sequence GTGAAGAAATTGGCTGACATTGAACGTGACGATAACCTCGGTGAATTTGAAATTATTGAGTTCGAAGATGAAGAAGGCAACAAAGAACAGTTTATACAGGAAATGATTATTGAGATCGGCGAGAAGCGCTTTGCTATCCTGGTGCCTTTTAACGAAGAAGGGGATTGCTGCTGCGACGGCGAGCCTTGCGACTGCGATGAAGAAGGAACCGATGCCTTTATCGCCCGTATTGACAAGGGCGAAGACGGCGAAGATATTTATGTCGATCCTACCGATGAAGAATATGAGCAAGTCCTGCAGGCCTACGAAGAACTACTGGCCGAAGAGGAAACGGAAGCCTAA